In the Halococcus sediminicola genome, AAGTGCTGCGCGAGACCGAAGCCGACGGCGAGAAAAAGGCAGGAGCCAAGACCATTCACGAGTGCCTCAACTCAAACTCGCTTTAGCAAACCTCTGATTCGGCAGTTGTGGTGAAGCTGATTGCCAGTCTAGACAACACTCAAGTCAAAACACTAACCACGACTGTTCAGTATTATCACAACCGTAACGAGCGAATCAAGCGCTTGGTAACGGTTGGTAACGATAGTGAGAGCCACAGGGGGGGACCTCCAGAAAGAGCTTCGACAACTGTTTTGCGTGCTCATCACCTATCGAGTAGTATGTCGGTGTCGTCGCGTCGCCCGCGCGGGCTTGCCGTTCTGCTGGGAACATGGTTGCTTGCTATTGCTGGAATCGGGGTTCTCGTTGGCTCGCAACTGCTCGGTGCGCTTCTCGCCGAGGGAACGCTCCCGTCAGTATTCGTTTTCACAGGCGGACTCGCACTGGTATTCGGCTACCTGAGCTATCGGGCGAACACCAACCGTTTCCTCTCACGGCTCGACGTAGCCCCACTCACGACCGCACATGCACCGAACATTCACGCGAGTGTCGACCGCCTGACGCGGCGGATGGATGTCAACCGGCCCGAAGTCTACGTTGCGCGTCTCGGCCAGCCCAACGCGTTCGCGCTCGGCAATGGAACGCTTGTAATTGATCAGTCGCTTATCCGCTTGCTGACGCCAGCGGAACTCGAAGGAGTGCTCGCGCACGAACTCGCCCATCTCGAAGGCTACGATAGCCTCCTGCGGGCGCTCGCAACGAGCCTGCTACGGACCGTAACGGCGCTCGTGCTGGTCGTGGTTGTACCGTTCGTAGTGACTGTCTCGATAGCCTGTTGGGGACTCTCACTGGTCGTGGGCCGTCCAGTGCGAGGCCCCGACAGCGTTGGCAGTGGCCTCCGCAGCGGGTTGCACCGGCTGGTGATGAGTTTGGTCGTCATGCCGACGCTGGCACTCCAGGCCTACGCTCGCCGTCGGGAGTATGCGGCTGACGACCGGGCCGTGGCGGTCCTCGATGATCCACTCGCACTGGCTCGGGCACTCAAAAAGATCCAGCGCGCGAACGAACCAGGCCGGGGGCTGCTCTCGTGGCTACTCCCGAATCGCCAGCACACTGAACGCACACGAATGGAGCGAGCGTTTGCAAGTCACCCACCAACTGACGAGCGCGTCGAGCGCGTTCGAGAGGCCGCAACCGCCGCTAGAGCGAGCGCGGGTCGGGCCGGTAGCAACACGTCGACAGCAACTGAGGCTCACCAAGGTTGGTGAAGTCCATCACCTGCCAGCTGGCTGATTTTTCGGCGCTATTGCGGTGAGTGGTTCACCTATTTGGAGGCTCGCGGTCGAACGGCGAGTATGCGCCTCCAAGACTACTGGGGAATCGGCCCGAAGACAGCCACCCGGCTTGAAAACGAACTCGGTACTGAGCGGGCAATTCAGGCGATTGAATCGATGGAGATCGGAACCCTCGTCGATGCTGAACTCGCTCGCGGGCGAGCCACCCGGATCCTCCGGCACGCTCATGGCGAACAGGGGATGGGCATTCTCACGACACCGGATGCACGCACCGTCTACAAGGATCTCCTTGCACGAGCACAAGAGTACGCTGTCACCGCCCACGCTGGCGACCGAATCCGCGTGCTGACGCCACTGACGTCGATCGAAGCCATGGAAGAGCGCCTCGACGAGGTGACCCTCGCAACAGAGACCTGGAACGATCTCGACGATTCCACCCGTGAAGAGGTTCTCGATGTCTTCACCCACTTCGATGAGATAGGTGGTGGCGACCGAGCCGCGGTCGAGACCGTGCTCGCACTCCACGACATCGGCGTGAAAACCGGTGTGTTCGCCTCGATCGACGCGATCGATCCAGACGCGCTCGAAGATGCCCGCGAGGCACTCGGCTCTCTCGACACTGAGGGACGTGAACCCACCGTCCGCGAGGATGTCGACGACGAACTCGATACGGCCCGCGAGCAGCTCGCAGCGGTCGAACAGCTCGAAGCGCAGGGTATCGATGTCATCGAAGCCATCCAATCCGACGGCGTTCGGTCATCCGAAGAGTTCCGTGAGACGTTCATTAGCTACGTGGCGAACGAGACGCCACTCCCAGCACCGCGCGTCCGAGAAGCAACCCCAACCGAAGCCGCCGACGCCACCGACTTCGTGACGCAGGGCCTCCGCGATATACTCGAGGCACTCCGTGAAGCAGTCGAGACTCGCGAGCAGGCGGTCGCAAACGAACTGGAGGCTACACTCGACGACAGCCGCGATGAGATCGAAGCTGCTGTGACCACGGTGAGCGGGACGGCCTTCCAGCTCTCGCTTGCTCGGTTCGTACACGCCTACGATCTGGCTCGCCCTACGTTTGTCGAATCAGGCTGTGTGGCGGCTGTGAACGCACGCAACCTGTCGCTCGTAGCCGCGGCTGACAGTGGTGTTCAGCCAGTCACATACGCTGTCGGCGACCACGAGTGTGCAGCCGAGGTGCCAACCGGGGATCAGGTTACGGTGCTCACAGGGGCGAACAGTGGTGGGAAGACCACTCTCCTGGAGACGCTCTGTCAGGTGGTCGTGCTTGCTCACATGGGCCTGCCCGTACCCGCTGATGAGGCCGAGGTGAGTCGCGTCGATGCCATCGTGTTCCATCGTCGGCACGCGAGTTTCAACGCGGGCGTGCTCGAATCGACACTCCAGACGATCGTTCCGCCACTGACCGAAAGCAACCGAACGCTGATGCTTGTCGACGAGTTCGAAGCCATCACCGAGCCGGGGAGTGCCGCCGATCTTCTGTATGGATTAGTGCGACTCGCCGTCGACGCGGGAGCCATCGGTGTCTACGTAACCCACCTCGCAGACGACCTCGAACCATTACCCGA is a window encoding:
- a CDS encoding M48 family metallopeptidase, translating into MSVSSRRPRGLAVLLGTWLLAIAGIGVLVGSQLLGALLAEGTLPSVFVFTGGLALVFGYLSYRANTNRFLSRLDVAPLTTAHAPNIHASVDRLTRRMDVNRPEVYVARLGQPNAFALGNGTLVIDQSLIRLLTPAELEGVLAHELAHLEGYDSLLRALATSLLRTVTALVLVVVVPFVVTVSIACWGLSLVVGRPVRGPDSVGSGLRSGLHRLVMSLVVMPTLALQAYARRREYAADDRAVAVLDDPLALARALKKIQRANEPGRGLLSWLLPNRQHTERTRMERAFASHPPTDERVERVREAATAARASAGRAGSNTSTATEAHQGW
- a CDS encoding MutS-related protein, with protein sequence MRLQDYWGIGPKTATRLENELGTERAIQAIESMEIGTLVDAELARGRATRILRHAHGEQGMGILTTPDARTVYKDLLARAQEYAVTAHAGDRIRVLTPLTSIEAMEERLDEVTLATETWNDLDDSTREEVLDVFTHFDEIGGGDRAAVETVLALHDIGVKTGVFASIDAIDPDALEDAREALGSLDTEGREPTVREDVDDELDTAREQLAAVEQLEAQGIDVIEAIQSDGVRSSEEFRETFISYVANETPLPAPRVREATPTEAADATDFVTQGLRDILEALREAVETREQAVANELEATLDDSRDEIEAAVTTVSGTAFQLSLARFVHAYDLARPTFVESGCVAAVNARNLSLVAAADSGVQPVTYAVGDHECAAEVPTGDQVTVLTGANSGGKTTLLETLCQVVVLAHMGLPVPADEAEVSRVDAIVFHRRHASFNAGVLESTLQTIVPPLTESNRTLMLVDEFEAITEPGSAADLLYGLVRLAVDAGAIGVYVTHLADDLEPLPERARTDGIFARGLRDDLTLDVDYQPQFETVGRSTPEFIVSRLVANASDRSERAGFEALADAVGEEVVQQTLLDAEWSS